In Eschrichtius robustus isolate mEscRob2 chromosome 11, mEscRob2.pri, whole genome shotgun sequence, the following proteins share a genomic window:
- the ZNHIT2 gene encoding zinc finger HIT domain-containing protein 2: protein MEPAGPCGFCPAGEAQPARYTCPRCNVPYCSLRCYRAHGTCAEDFYRDQVLGELRGRSASPSRLASALLRLRQQRETEDEPEDAGLRPGPAPGGLSGLWERLAPAEKAAFERLLSRGEAGRLLPPWRPWWWGRGAGPRLLEELGDAPGCDAEELEPSPARTPPEPEKDEPAAAEPVLGDVPGACPPAVPTRIPTLASLSRGRASPLVRFQLTNVLFAYAHTLALYHGGDEALLSDFCATLLSVSGVLGAQQVFASTEEALQAAAHVLEAGEHPPGPLGTRGAMREAARILLGECPANQKGYTLAALGDLAQTLGRARKQAVAPEERDRLYRARKKCQFLLSWTNENEEALTPLALDCARAHRAHTVEAVEVAALTGELEQLWGGPLPPARRTLIEELLG, encoded by the coding sequence ATGGAGCCGGCCGGGCCTTGTGGTTTCTGCCCCGCCGGGGAGGCCCAGCCAGCGCGCTACACCTGCCCTCGCTGTAACGTGCCCTACTGCTCGCTGCGCTGCTACCGGGCGCATGGCACCTGCGCCGAAGACTTCTACCGTGACCAGGTGCTGGGAGAGCTGCGCGGCCGCAGCGCCTCTCCCAGCCGCCTGGCCAGCGCCCTACTCCGGCTGCGTCAGCAACGTGAGACCGAGGACGAGCCCGAGGACGCAGGCCTCAGGCCTGGTCCGGCGCCCGGCGGCCTCTCAGGACTCTGGGAGCGGCTGGCCCCGGCCGAGAAGGCGGCCTTCGAGCGGCTGCTGAGCCGAGGCGAGGCCGGGCGGCTGCTGCCCCCGTGGCGGCCTTGGTGGTGGGGTCGCGGCGCCGGGCCGCGGCTTCTGGAGGAGCTGGGTGATGCCCCGGGCTGTGACGCCGAGGAGCTGGAGCCCTCCCCTGCGAGGACGCCACCGGAACCCGAGAAGGATGAGCCTGCGGCTGCCGAGCCAGTTCTCGGAGACGTCCCCGGGGCCTGCCCTCCCGCCGTGCCCACCCGGATCCCGACGCTGGCCAGCCTGAGCAGGGGCCGGGCGTCGCCGCTTGTGCGCTTCCAGCTGACCAACGTGCTGTTCGCCTACGCACACACTCTTGCCCTGTATCACGGCGGCGACGAGGCACTGCTCTCTGACTTCTGTGCCACGCTGCTCAGCGTTTCTGGAGTCCTGGGCGCCCAGCAAGTCTTCGCTTCTACCGAGGAGGCCCTGCAGGCCGCAGCCCACGTGCTGGAAGCAGGCGAGCATCCCCCCGGACCCCTGGGCACACGGGGCGCCATGCGCGAGGCCGCCCGCATCCTGCTGGGTGAGTGCCCGGCCAACCAGAAAGGCTACACGTTGGCAGCACTGGGGGACCTGGCACAGACCCTGGGCCGGGCCCGGAAACAAGCTGTGGCCCCTGAGGAACGAGATCGCCTCTACCGGGCCCGAAAGAAGTGCCAGTTCCTGCTGTCTTGGACCAACGAAAATGAGGAGGCCCTCACACCCCTGGCTCTAGACTGTGCCAGGGCCCACCGAGCCCACACTGTGGAAGCCGTGGAGGTGGCAGCCCTCACTGGGGAGCTGGAGCAGCTTTGGGGAGGCCCCCTGCCACCTGCCCGGAGGACTCTCATTGAGGAGCTCCTTGGCTGA
- the SYVN1 gene encoding E3 ubiquitin-protein ligase synoviolin: MFRTAVMMAASLALTGAVVAHAYYLKHQFYPTVVYLTKSSPSMAVLYIQAFVLVFLLGKVMGKVFFGQLRAAEMEHLLERSWYAVTETCLAFTVFRDDFSPRFVALFTLLLFLKCFHWLAEDRVDFMERSPNISWLFHCRIVSLMFLLGILDFLFVSHAYHSILTRGASVQLVFGFEYAILMTMVLTIFIKYVLHSVDLQSENPWDNKAVYMLYTELFTGFIKVLLYMAFMTIMIKVHTFPLFAIRPMYLAMRQFKKAVTDAIMSRRAIRNMNTLYPDATPEELQAMDNVCIICREEMVTGAKRLPCNHIFHTSCLRSWFQRQQTCPTCRMDVLRASLPTQSPPPPEPADQGPPPAPHPPPLLPQPPNFAQGLLPPFPPGMFPLWPPMGPFPPVPPPPSSGDAVAPPSTSAALSRPSGAATTTAGSAASAPAPGSASAPDAGPAPGFPFPPPWMGMPLPPPFAFPPMPVPPAGFAGLTPEELRALEGHERQHLEARLQSLRNIHTLLDAAMLQINQYLTVLASLGPPRPATSANPTEETAPTAVAAAFSTSTPSSEATTPSLGASPPAPEPEKPPAPESAGTEELPEDGEPDAAELRRRRLQKLESPVAH; encoded by the exons ATGTTCCGCACCGCCGTGATGATGGCGGCCAGCCTGGCGCTGACCGGGGCCGTGGTGGCTCATGCCTACTACCTCAAGCACCAGTTCTACCCCACCGTGGTGTACTTGACCAAGTCTAGCCCCAGCATGGCA GTCCTGTACATCCAGGCCTTCGTCCTTGTCTTCCTCTTGGGCAAGGTGATGGGCAAGGTGTTCTTCGGACAGCTGAGGGCAGCAGAGATGGAG CATCTTCTGGAACGCTCCTGGTATGCTGTCACTGAGACTTGTCTGGCCTTCACTGTTTTTCGGGATGACTTCAGCCCCCGCTTTGTTGCGCTCTtcactctccttctcttcctcaagTGTTTTCACTGGCTGGCTGAGGACCGTGTGGATTTT ATGGAACGCAGCCCCAATATCTCCTGGCTCTTTCACTGCCGCATTGTCT CCCTTATGTTCCTCCTGGGTATCCTGGACTTCCTCTTCGTCAGCCATGCCTATCACAGCATCCTGACCCGTGGGGCCTCTGTGCAGCTGGTGTTTGGCTTTGAG TATGCCATCCTGATGACTATGGTGCTCACCATCTTCATCAAGTACGTGCTGCACTCTGTGGACCTCCAGAGCGAGAATCCCTGGGACAATAAGGCCGTGTACATGCTCTACACGGAGCTGTTTACAG GCTTTATCAAGGTTCTGCTGTACATGGCTTTCATGACCATCATGATCAAGGTGCACACTTTCCCTCTCTTTGCCATCCGGCCTATGTACCTGGCCATGAG GCAGTTCAAGAAAGCTGTGACAGATGCCATCATGTCTCGCCGAGCTATCCGCAACATGAACACACT GTATCCAGACGCCACCCCAGAGGAACTCCAGGCGATGGACAACGTCTGCATCATCTGCCGAGAAGAGATGGTGACTGGTGCCAAGAGACTGCCCTGCAACCACATTTTCCACACCAG CTGCCTGCGCTCCTGGTTCCAGCGGCAGCAGACCTGCCCCACCTGCCGTATGGATGTCCTTCGGGCGTCACTGCCGACCCAGTCACCACCGCCCCCTGAGCCTGCGGATCAGGGGCCaccacctgccccccaccccccgccactcctgccccagccccccaACT TCGCCCAGGGcctcctgcctcccttccctccagGCATGTTCCCGCTGTGGCCCCCCATGGGCCCCTTTCCTCCTGTCCCACCTCCCCCCAGCTCCGGAGACGCTGTGGCCCCTCCGTCCACCAGTGCAG CCCTTTCTCGGCCCAGTGGAGCAGCCACAACCACAGCTGGTTCTGCTGCCTCTGCCCCAGCACCTGGCTCGGCCTCCGCCCCTGACGCTGGCCCCGCCCCaggcttccccttccctcccccctggATGGGCATGCCACTGCCTCCACCCTTTG ccttcCCCCCGATGCCTGTGCCTCCTGCCGGCTTTGCTGGGCTGACCCCAGAGGAGCTGCGGGCTCTGGAAGGCCACGAGCGGCAGCACCTGGAGGCCCGGCTACAGAGCCTGCGCAACATCCACACGCTGCTGGATGCCGCCATGCTGCAGATCAACCAGTACCTCACCGTGCTCGCCTCCCTCGG GCCCCCCCGGCCTGCCACCTCAGCCAACCCCACTGAGGAGACTGCCCCTACAGCTGTCGCTGCCGCCTTCTCCACCAGCACCCCCAGCTCTGAGGCCACCACCCCATCCCTGGGAgcctccccaccagcccctgaACCTGAAAAGCCTCCAG CTCCTGAGTCCGCGGGCACCGAGGAGCTGCCTGAGGATGGGGAGCCTGACGCAGCAGAGCTCCGCCGCCGTCGCCTGCAGAAGTTGGAGTCCCCTGTTGCCCACTGA
- the MRPL49 gene encoding large ribosomal subunit protein mL49 — translation MAATMFRAVQRGWRTGVPPGCGLRRMTQGPPDYPSFVESVDEYRFVERLLPPTSIPKPPKHEHYPTPSGWQPPRDPPPNQPYFVRRSRMHNIPVYKDITHGNRQMTVIRKVEGDIWALQKDVEDFLSPLLGKTPITQVNEVTGTLRVKGYFDQQLKAWLLEKGF, via the exons ATGGCAGCGACCATGTTTCGGGCTGTGCAGCGGGGCTGGAGAACCGGTGTCCCGCCGGGCTGCGGGCTGCGGCGAATG ACCCAGGGGCCTCCTGATTACCCCAGCTTCGTGGAGTCTGTGGATGAATACCGTTTTGTGGAGCGCCTGTTACCCCCCACCAGCATCCCAAAGCCCCCAAAGCATGAACATTATCCCACTCCTAGTGGCTGGCAGCCCCCCAGAG ACCCCCCACCCAACCAGCCCTACTTTGTGCGACGCTCTCGTATGCACAACATCCCAGTCTACAAGGACATCACGCATGGAAACCGTCAGATGACTGTGATCCGGAAGGTGGAGGGGGACATTTGG GCCCTGCAGAAGGATGTGGAAGATTTCCTGAGCCCGCTGCTGGGGAAGACACCTATCACCCAGGTCAATGAGGTGACAGGTACCCTTCGGGTCAAGGGCTACTTTGACCAGCAGCTCAAAGCCTGGCTTCTGGAGAAGGGCTTCTGA
- the FAU gene encoding ubiquitin-like FUBI-ribosomal protein eS30 fusion protein codes for MQLFVRAQKLHTLEVTGQETVAQIKAHVASLEGIAPEDQVLLMAGTPLEDEASLGQCGVEALSTLEVAGRMLGGKVHGSLARAGKVRGQTPKVAKQEKKKKKTGRAKRRMQYNRRFVNVVPTFGKKKGPNANS; via the exons ATGCAGCTCTTTGTCCGCGCCCAGAAGCTACACACTCTCGAGGTGACCGGCCAGGAGACGGTCGCCCAGATCAAG GCTCATGTAGCCTCGTTGGAGGGCATCGCTCCAGAAGATCAAGTCCTGCTCATGGCAGGCACGCCCCTAGAGGATGAGGCTTCCCTGGGCCAGTGTGGGGTGGAGGCTCTGAGCACTCTGGAAGTAGCCGGCCGCATGCTTGGAG GTAAAGTCCATGGTTCCCTGGCCCGAGCCGGGAAAGTAAGAGGTCAGACACCGAAG GTGgccaaacaagagaaaaagaagaagaagacggGCCGGGCCAAGAGGCGTATGCAGTACAACCGGCGCTTTGTCAATGTTGTGCCTACCTTTGGCAAGAAGAAGGGCCCCAATGCCAACTCTTAA